TGGCTACCATTTTTTCTAAGAAAAGAGTCAGGGTCTTCACCTTTAGGAAGAAGTAGAATTTTTGTTCTGAAGTCGCTCTCAGCAAGAATAGGAAGAGACCTTCTTGCTGCAGCTATTCCAGCTTCATCTGAATCAAAAACTAATATTGTTTTCTTACAGAATAACTTCAGTTTCTGTAAATGTTTTGCTGTTAATGCAGTGCCAAGAGGGGCTATAGTATTTTGAAAACCGTATTGATGGCTTACTATCACATCGAGATATCCCTCAACGATTATTGCATAACCTTTTTTTCTTATATCCTCCTTTGACAGTTGAAGGCCATACAATATTTCACCTTTTCTAAATATTTCAGTCTCAGGTGTATTCAGATACTTGGGAAGAGTATTATCCAAAACCCTACCACCAAAGGCAATAAGATCATTCTGTAGATTATAGATAGGAAATATAATACGTTTTCTGAAAAGATCCCTGTATCCTTTTTCATCAATGGTACCAAGTCCTGCCTCTCTAATAGATGTGTCTGAATACCCCATTTTATTAAGATATCTACAGAGACTATTTCTCGAATCAGGCGAGAAACCTAAATGAAATTTATCAATATATTCATCATTAATCCCTCGTTCAAGTAAATATTTTTTTGCAATTTCAGAACCTTTCAAATTTTTGATAAAGAAACCGAGTGCATCTTCATTTATCTTTATTATCATATTGCGTTTTTCAGAAATATTACCTTTTTGGAAAGTTAACTCTGTTAGCTTTATACCAGCCTTTTTCGCAATATATCGAATAGCTTCTATAAATGAAATATTATCGTGTTTCATTAAAAAACTTATAACATCACCTCCAATTCCACATCCAAAACAGTGAAATATCTGTTTTGATTGATTTACCATGAAAGAAGGCGTTTTTTCAGAATGGAAAGGACAGAGACCTTTATAATTTTGACCGGACTTTTTTAAAGTTACATAATCAGAGATGAATTCAACGATATCTATTTTAGATTTTATTTCTTCGAGTAATCTATCAATCTTCATTCAGTCTGCTCTTGAAATTCGACTGAATCTTTTGAATCCAGAGCATTCAATAATGTCGATTGAATCATCTTTTGTAATTTCATCTATAAGTAAGTTTAGTCCGAGGCTGTCACTTGAAATATGTCCTGCAACAATAACATTGATGTGTTGTTTTTCAGCTTCTTTACGGTGTTCCTCGCTAATATGCATTCCAACAATAGTGTTAACACCACTGTTTGTAAGGCTTTCAAATATATCTTTTGCACCTTCTGTTCCACCAGTCATATCAACAAATATCTTTCCTGCTTTTCTTTCTTTTGTCCCAAGAACTATCTTCGGACCAACATTATTGGCAGATGCAT
This region of Nitrospirota bacterium genomic DNA includes:
- a CDS encoding DNA primase; this encodes MKIDRLLEEIKSKIDIVEFISDYVTLKKSGQNYKGLCPFHSEKTPSFMVNQSKQIFHCFGCGIGGDVISFLMKHDNISFIEAIRYIAKKAGIKLTELTFQKGNISEKRNMIIKINEDALGFFIKNLKGSEIAKKYLLERGINDEYIDKFHLGFSPDSRNSLCRYLNKMGYSDTSIREAGLGTIDEKGYRDLFRKRIIFPIYNLQNDLIAFGGRVLDNTLPKYLNTPETEIFRKGEILYGLQLSKEDIRKKGYAIIVEGYLDVIVSHQYGFQNTIAPLGTALTAKHLQKLKLFCKKTILVFDSDEAGIAAARRSLPILAESDFRTKILLLPKGEDPDSFLRKNGSQSFNKMISNSMSMIEFILKKIKGDKIDKIRELLSIITVMKDAILADEYLRELSDISRINETILRNELNKLIKKPIKDLRSTGIGKPLKRNYLKEEYILLSALITYPEKAPVIFSELNINAIQTDLIKSIFEKIKSLSDNFSVTTLLEKADESEKFLITELSCNPGFDLEHVDRNIQDCLRTIKQRMIKEQQKWGEEKGDIVLLNSLLKEKRKLIKAEI